One Esox lucius isolate fEsoLuc1 chromosome 1, fEsoLuc1.pri, whole genome shotgun sequence genomic region harbors:
- the LOC105024053 gene encoding actin-3 produces the protein MSFSPSAVVIDNGTDQIRVGTSGNAEPSHIFKNVTGRSESKSNKGNLYFGGEVWGKRDNLSVIHPMERGKVVSWADMEATWSYVFNTHVKNPSGESPVLLTEFPLTTRLDRERTCRTMFEALDVPALFMAPQSVLALMSSGRISGCVADCGYDVTHTVPVYEGYCLQHAVHQLGLGGQDVTDRLGLLLKARGSQFSSATQERDIVTNIKEQMCYISTDLSLETATTITDSAQADYQLPDGQMLRISSERFGAPEILFSPQMVFMVTPGIPSLLVSSVLESDADLRPLLLDNVVLAGGSSLFPGMGFRIRQEASALVPPGACVGPVPVMETAWLGGSLLASLSIFGDMCISSSEYQEMGSNVVHHKFF, from the coding sequence atgtcattttcgccctctgcaGTCGTGATTGACAATGGAACTGACCAGATAAGAGTAGGGACATCAGGAAACGCAGAGCCTAGCCACATCTTTAAAAATGTCACAGGAAGATCTGAGAGCAAAAGTAATAAAGGAAATCTTTACTTTGGAGGCGAGGTGTGGGGGAAGAGAGACAACTTGTCTGTGATTCATCCTATGGAACGTGGGAAGGTGGTGTCATGGGCTGACATGGAGGCCACGTGGAGTTATGTTTTCAACACCCATGTCAAGAACCCCTCCGGTGAGAGTCCTGTTTTACTAACGGAGTTCCCTTTGACCACCCGGTTGGACAGGGAAAGGACCTGCCGGACGATGTTCGAGGCGCTGGATGTCCCTGCGTTGTTCATGGCCCCTCAGTCAGTCCTGGCGCTAATGTCTTCCGGCAGGATTTCAGGTTGCGTGGCAGACTGTGGATATGAcgtcacacacactgtcccagtGTACGAGGGCTACTGCCTGCAGCATGCGGTGCATCAGCTGGGCCTGGGGGGGCAGGATGTCACGGACCGCCTGGGTCTGCTTCTGAAGGCACGTGGCAGTCAGTTCTCCAGCGCCACACAGGAACGGGACATCGTGACCAATATCAAGGAGCAGATGTGTTACATATCCACAGACCTCTCCTTAGAGACAGCCACAACCATCACTGACAGCGCCCAGGCAGACTACCAGCTGCCTGACGGACAGATGCTGAGGATCAGCAGTGAGAGGTTTGGGGCACCAGAgattctcttctctcctcagaTGGTCTTCATGGTGACACCAGGCATCCCAAGCCTGCTGGTCAGCTCGGTTTTGGAAAGCGATGCAGACCTGCGTCCACTGCTCCTGGACAATGTCGTCCTGGCCGGGGGCTCCAGCCTTTTCCCCGGAATGGGCTTCAGAATCAGGCAGGAGGCCTCAGCTCTGGTCCCTCCAGGGGCCTGTGTGGGGCCGGTCCCTGTGATGGAGACGGCTTGGCTGGGTGGTTCCCTCCTTGCCTCTCTTTCTATCTTCGGAGACATGTGCATCAGTTCTTCTGAATACCAGGAGATGGGGTCCAACGTGGTCCACCATAAGTTCTTCTGA